TATCGTGTCTTATGTCTCACTTGCTGATAAAGCaactggatggaaaaaaaaaacacctcgAATTACATTGAAGGAAATAAGGACTATGCTTAACACAGTGTATTATCTTCACAAAGCTGGAAGGACAGTTTACTATTGTAAGTAAAAGACTGATAACATGAAAATCTGTTGCAGGAGACTGCATTGCTCCTTTGCATTGAAGGCAACTGAGCAAGGCCAGCAGCAGTAACATCCTGGAGAACAAGGTAAAGAGCACAAGTGGCAGGCTGAGAGAAGCACACAGCCACTTCAAAGAGATGTGATGGAAATCAGAGGGCAATCTGCTCAATTTCCTGTAAACCAGGAGACAGTGTCAAGCAGGGAGGAGGACAGGATATCAGTGCTATGTTAGCAAGTAGACATCACTGAGAATTACCTGTAATTGTCTTCACAGGTGATCTTAACATTTCGTTTTTCTAAGATGCTTCTTAACTTCATTATGGAATGGCCTGAGCAGGAATCGCTGGAGATAAAAGTCTTTTGTTACTTGTGATCTTTGTGTGTCCTAACACATGTCATTAGCAGAAAACAGCCAGCTTTTCTTTGTCCACAACAACGATATTATTACTGATCCAACATGAAATACAACCAGAAGACAAAAGCGATACATGTTCTTAGCTCCCTCCTTTTctgttgaaacagaaaataaagtggaaaCACTTGTGAACTTGGGACAGGAGGAAGATGTGTCAAGAAGGCTGGCAGGGCACCAGGTTGTGGCAGCTGCTGAGAAAGAGGAATGTGATGATTTTTCTGATGCTGGGAAATCATGGTAGAAAGGACTGAGCAGCACATACAGGGAAATTAATGCACAGATTAGCCTATGCCCTTTCCTTCAGCAAGCCACTATGCAGAGGGTCACCGCAATGTCTGGCATGCTAACAAGCTGATAGGCACACAACTGGGAGCCTATTATAGATACATCAGCTTGTATGGCAAATAAAAACTCCTGAGTGCAGGTGCTTATGCTAGGGGAAGGGTTGCAACACCGGAGCTGACACTGCGACTGATATTGTTGCTGTCTGAGCAAAGGTCTCTCCGGGGTCCATGCTAGTACCTGAGACACACTGTGGCCTCCTTACTGATTCAATGTGTCAAAGCTGCTGCCTCTGACATGTGGGGCCCTTAGGAACAGGAGAAACCACAGCAACGCACAcgtgaatcacagaatcacctcTGAAGATAAGGGTCAAAGGCATTGAACTTCATGCTCAGTGCTTGAAATGCAAAAAGTCTGCAAGGGAtctgaacagaatgaaaaaggtCACTCAGAAAGGCTCAGACGTGATTTGAGGTCACTGTTCTGATAACAGTAATTCCACAATAAGCATTTAAACTGCAGATTTATTACTAAAAAtgtcagaatcacagaatagtttaagttggaagggacaatttgagatcacctagtccaacaAAAGTCAAttagagcaggctgcccaggacccagCTAGGTTTTCAATATGTCCATggatggagactccacaacctttctAGGCAAcctttttcagtgtttgaaatgaCGCTGTCACACTATCTCTGGAAAGCAAGGAAAGTATCATCACTGTGTCTTAGCTATGAGTGACAAGCTGTAACGACGAAAAGACTAATAAAAACAACCGTAAAAAAGCTATTCTTTCCAATAAAGTAAGTAGCTAGTTGAGAGAATGCAGAGCAGGTTTTCAGAGCAGGTTTAGTACAGTGGTTAGTGTTAGACAGTTGTTTTGTAACAGAATGGTTTACCTTTGGGGTCCACCGATGTCATGCATAAGCCAAATACGTAATTCAGAAACTTTATCTGGATTTAAGTTAAAGACCTCAACACTTCCAAAAATACTGTAAGAATGGGACATGAAACACTCTTAGTAATGTAAGAATTCTACTAATGCAAACATTCTTGGtagaaaaagattttctctCCATTCTTATTTCACTTACATGAGAACTTCTGAAACTGTGCAGATAGAAGCAAACTCAACTTTGTCCATCTGCAGTACTTGCTCTCCTGCTAGTTTTGTTGATGAGTTTTGTTTGGTGCAAGGGAAATGAACATGGCTATTCTCCTGACCAGAACAGACTCATATGAGACAATATGACTATACGAGACTACTGCCAAGTAACATGAGCTAGCACAGTCTAAAAAGCTCCACAAGCAGTTAGATGCATGTAATTCCTATAACATGGTGTGCAAACCTAGATTAAACGTAATAAAGCTACTTTGTGCAGTAATATCATACTAAAGATCTACCTATATGCACTGAAAAGGACTTCAGTTAGAGTCACTGTATAGTAGGAGTAAAGTGCATCGACTCTACAGCAGCCAGTGGTTTAGATTCCCACACAAATTCACCAAAATTCATTCTGCACCAGAACTCATTGACAAGAACCTGCTGACAGACACGCGTGTCCAACAGAAACACGAATGCTGGGTGtacctgctgcttctgaaagctcCCGCTTCTATTGATCCATTGAGCATCACATGAACCACACCGCATGCTGCTTCTGCAAACTGACCAAAACAAATGGACATGATAATCTGTTACTGCATGCCACGTCTCTAGAGAGTTCTCTAATTTCTTAGAAGTCATCCCAACTGATTTACACAAGTAGAGAACCTGGCCCCTGGTTTCTACATATGTCCATGCAAACAAAAGCTTCCAAACTCTTACAGCAGTACTGATGTAATGCTGCATCAccttgctgtcactgctttcaGTTTATAAAAGGGGATGCAACATTCCAGAGCCCCAGCAGCTATAGCTGTCCAATGGGGCTGCCTGCTTTCTCAGTAACTTAGAGTAATCCTCAGGCTGCCTGAACTCCAGTAGTGAGGATGCGCCACAACAGAACTACTGCAAGTTTAAGGGCATGAAATCATGGAATACTCGCTACCTCGTGACTCACACTCAGTGTACTTTTGTGGCTTGGAATTTTTCTCTCCAGTGATCTTAGAAAAACTCATCACAAATTCTGATTACTGGATCGTGTAATCGTTCTATTGTTCTCTAAACTTGTGTCCAAATATTTCAAGGCCattgaaatataaatacatacaatcacagtactccagatacATAACCCAAAGGTAGGATAAACGATTTTGAAAAGCTTAATACAGATGACTGTACTTATCAAATTCACCAAGTCCTCTTACTTATAAACAGTGTGTCTCAAAACCATCTTGAGAGATGTGAAGTTTCAGAATAGTTTAATTATGTAGAACTTTCTTACACAGTATGTGTCTGTTTTAGCAGATCTTAAATCTACTTGGAGTAAAAAGCTTGTAGTTCAGCAAGCCTCACTCTGTATGGTGGTATATGCCTCCTTGACCCCAGAACTGTACATCAAAGGTGCTTTGAGCTAGAAAAATTTATGGACGCTATTTTGCACACAAGGCATTATGGTGAGAAGATTTCTTCTTACATGCGTGAGATATTACAAACACATTAATGCTTGTTCTGCACCTAGAAAGTCATCCATTAATAGTCACATCAAGACTAAAGTTTTCTGAGACACATAAAATTAAACTGATAAAGGagagtgtgtatatatatatatatatatatttatttttttttttttttctgtcagataTGTTAAATGAGCATTCTGCAAAGTGCTGATTCCAAAACATCAGGCCAAGTGCTTAACTCAGTCTAGCAATGTCTCATTCATCTGATCAGAGCTGGGACACGCATACAGGTGGGCACATCATAGAAACCCTGGAAGGTAACACTGTGGGAGAACATCCTCTTCAGGAGTATGTTGGGAAGGAGCAAAGGGACTCTGAGCCCCTTGCTGTGGTAGTTTGGGAGATGCTCTCAACATCAACAAGTTCTAAGTTTctataattttgtaatttcagTCTGTGATTTAATTAAGgcttttattataattattaccGTAAGCCTTATTTGTAAAGCCAAGTGTTGTCCTAGACTCTGGCATGTAGTCTCTGCCCACAGTAAAAATGCCCAACTCTGCTGACGGTTCTGGTCCCATTATATAAAGTATGATAGAAGATTTCTATACTCATACTTGCTGGCACCTAAAGCTAAAACTTCTGTGAACTTTCCAACCTGGAAACTTAGATCTTTGACAGTGTCAGGAACTTTATGCCTTTTAACATTCTCAGATGAGAGGAAATTTATTCTAGATCTTACCATCTTGGATGCCATTTTCCAGAATACAGAGACAGAACTGCCCTCACATTCACTCCATTTTGGACAAGATTCGTAGTTGATTCCTGAGAAGAAACGTATTTATAGAATAAGACTAGAGCGAATATTGTTAAAATGTTAATACAGATTTGTTCCCTATCAAAACAAGTTGGCTACATGAGGGGGTTCTAGGAGGAAAGAGAATTTGCATGTGTTCAAAGGTCTTCCTCTTTACTCACATGTCTCATTGAGGCAGCTGGCGGCCCCATATGCAAATAATTCTCAGAAAACCCAGTAcagaaaacatgtatttctCAATACGCAGAGCCAGGTTGGTTTGTGACAAACACTTTCTGACTGTAttgaaaaatcaaattttgCCTTATATATCCAGTGATTCCAGCCCAGTTTAGAACTTGCAAATCTTACACATCAACCCAGGAACTGTGTGGGCAGCATAACCCCAGGTCCCTTCATATTTCTCCCTCACTTTGCCTGGCCTATGACCAGggctcttttttgttttgcagtttgtcCCCCGGGAGTTAAAGAAAGGTACCAAATGACATAGAGAATGAGGGCTAGAAGTGATCATTAGTCCCAGAAACACTTAATGTCTTCCTGGTAGcaaaaaaaatgtgctttttaaattacattattttcagtcttctgtaATATGGGAGCAGAAAAAATGATTgtggttttaaaagaaaaatatgtgaaaatggACAGTATTtatgtctatatatataaaagaaaataatctgaaattcAAGTATGCATATTTGGTTTGCAAAAGTTAGGACTTGTTACCTGGAGCTGAGGGGTCTCCACACCATGAAAGCCCATCAAGCATATAACCCAGGAACGTGTCCTCCAAGGTAAGGAATTGACGATTGGATTTCGAATAAAGATGAACGAGATCATACGTCCTGCTCCAAAACAGTGACTGTGAAATAAGGTAAAATACACAATAAATAATACTCGAGCTGGTAAGGAATTTTtcctggagaaaaacagaaagtttttGCTCCCATTTCCCAATTTTTGGGGtgattatttttcacagaaatggatgtgctcagcctgcaaagcattctgaaagaaaaattgttaCTGTTTCACATAGCATATTTATACAGTCTGTAGTATGCTTTTCAACTGCAGATGGGAAAGCAGCTTTTTGGAAGCATCATTCCTTTGACAGCAGGACTGCATATTCCTTACCGAGAGCTGCAAGCCTAGGGAACAGGGACATCTCTGCAGCTTAACCAGGATGACCCTGGCAAAAAATATCAGACATCCTGGCAAAACAGTCCTTCTATAGACATCAACAGTTACTATGAAAAAGATCCACTGCTCAGAGCACTGTACAGATGCATTGCTCCCCAGCAATCCCCCTTGCACAGCCCACGACGCATCCTGCTGTTACCTTGTTGCAGGGTACTGGATGACTTGCTAACTCCATTAAAGGCTGATAATCTTCTGTTGTAGAATTACAGGGATTCTTGTGAATGAATGCTGCTTTCAACGATTCCCATATTTTAAGGCAATCCCTGTCTCTGCCAAAAGATTGAAGCatcattaatttatatttattattaaatatatttaataattattaatatttatgattCTGAAAGGATTTCCTTCTGTTACATTCAAATATTATGGATAAATTTTTAAAGAGTTCTGTGTTCAAGCATCAACATACATTACgcattaaaaaaagcagagtaTCTTCAGCAAATCAAGTATAAACTGAGGAACGAGCAGTTCTGAAACATCTCTCATATGAGCCAAAACTATGCCCAGAGTCTACCTGCACTCCTGGGTCaacagggaggttgtggatgccccatccctgaaggcattcaaggccaggctggatgtggctctgagcagcctggtctggtggttagcaaccctgcccatgtcaggggggttgaaaccagattatctttgaggtcccttttaacccaggccattctataattctattattctatgattccttgaGTCTACTGAACAGTATCtacattttttcctaaaacaaaagcaaaggtcTGGATATTTTGGACCTGATGTTGTTTGCAGTTAAGGGCTTGCTTGCAGCTAAGTGCTTTTTTGAAGCCATAGCGGACTTGTACAAGCAAAGAGATCTGAATCATCCAGgggatttttttccagtactgGCCCTTTTGCACTCACTGGTGTGAGTCAGAGGAATCACACTGCATATATATAAGGGGAACCAGTGGATGTCAGGACACACCTCAGACTACATTCACTCTCAGCTTGTTGCTTCATCAGCCTGGGAAATAAAGCATACCCAGGATGGGTTCTGCTTATTCCACACTAACAGGAAACTGCTGCATGGTGCTGACAAGAAATGATCTCTGTGCACTGACATAGTGCCATGCTCCATGACATTGCAGCACCTAGGGTGTGAGTCTGCTCAGGACATCTGATTTCTCATACttgaagaaataacaaaaatgttgcaTTATGATGATTCCCAATTAATACCTGCCGACTCATTTCAGGCCCATTTTGGATGCCTGCCCCATTCACTGACAGCCATGCaatgtttctgcagctttctcttccctttctttctgtaaattcAAAAAGCTGCATTAATTACCCCATGTCTGTGTGCCTAAAGGAGCTGCTTTGGCTAATTCTGACTCATCCACTATTTCTCCACTATTTGTAATCCCCTCCTGGGGTGTTCCCACTGCCTGAAGGAGCTGTCTGAAGAACAGCCTTTGTCTTTGGTGAAGACACCAATGCCTTCAGAGCAACTTCAGGGATCAGTTAGTATGTGACACACACAGAGCGGCAGGCTTCCTTACCTGTGGGTACTCAGGTAACAGGCATGAGGTGGAATTTGATTAGTCTTAACAAGAGGGATTCTAAAGGGATTAAGTGAAATTGGCAGTAGTTCATTGAGGATTTCAGAACACTTTACAGCTCTGTGACATTCCTAGTGGGTAGCAAACCTGaccatggcagggggtttgaactggatgatctttaaggtcccatTCCCTTCCATTCTTTGATTCGGCAATTCTATAATTCCTGCTGCTTAATTTGATCCAGTTGCTATTTGAGCATCAGAAAGGTaaagagaaacacacacaaTGATCTGTTTGTATTACAGAAAGCCGTGTCATGACAGTGGGACCCAGAACCACTTCTCAGTTCCCAGCCATTTCCTCACTGTTCTGGGATGTGTCTGGACATGAACACCCATTCCTCATTCCTAAGCCTGATGGAGAAGAAACATCACAGGCAGAGAAGGTCTGGTGTTGTTGAGATGTGTCCAGAAGCACTGCAGGTACCTGGCAGCCCCACGGAGCAGCAGGAATACCCCTACCAGACATGCTGCAGGGCCCACGCTTGTGTCATAGCAGAAAGGATTGGGCAATCCACAGCAAATTGTCCTGGCCTACCTTCCACCCTGCCTTTACTTATGCAGTGGCAAACCTAAGTTGTCATCTTATTTGATACTGGTTATTTGGTTCAAACTAACTAACGTGTATTCTTACTCATATTTGGCAGCATGATTACAGCTTGTGTATTGTAACATACTCCTTGTCCTTCCTGCAAGGCTACAGCCATTCTCATTCCACAGTTGGCTACCCCAAAGATTTAAGAACATCTCTTGTGTTACAgccagctgcttctctgcccCCAAGTTTTATCAGCACAATGTACAGATTGCTTTGCTGTAGTAGGGTCATGTGAGGGAGCATTCACATGtttcacaaagcacagaaactaGCATCTCTTGGGCCTCTACAGACCCACAGAGCTGGTTGCTCCAGAGAACAAGTTAAAGCAGAACTTAACTTGGCATATTATGTTCTGTTCTCAAAGAGCTTGTCTCTGGCTGCAAACTCTGTAAGCATCCCAGAGAGATCTTCATTACTTTAACTCTGGTACCTCACAGGGAAGTATCTGGAAAAGCAGTGTTCAGCCACAGTCCTGACAGCTCTGAGCAAAGCCATGTTTAATGTCACAGAAGAGGTAGGGCTTAGCCTTCAAACAAGGGGAGATCTTCTACAGCTGGTAATGAGTGTGGGACTTTTATTTGTTCCACACAGAAGAATGATAAGGCATAAAGATGGACCTTTCGATTCCAGCATTATTTAGAAGCTTAAGCACAGATCttcacagtaaaaacaaacaaatctacAAAAGCTAAAGAATATTTCACTACCCTCTCCTATCAACATGTCATTTTTTACATAAGAATAACTCATCGGTGTGCTCTGGGAGGCTGTTTCTCTGGTAGGAAACACAGGTTTCGCCTCACATCTTAAGAGCC
This region of Coturnix japonica isolate 7356 chromosome 4, Coturnix japonica 2.1, whole genome shotgun sequence genomic DNA includes:
- the CD38 gene encoding ADP-ribosyl cyclase/cyclic ADP-ribose hydrolase 1 isoform X2 is translated as MPSQRGSERRRQRCVLLAGIAFLLIALVLAAVLASMLTGSKEEKSPELLRWQGRGTTRNLREIVLGRCYSYLAEGHVELGDRDCLKIWESLKAAFIHKNPCNSTTEDYQPLMELASHPVPCNKSLFWSRTYDLVHLYSKSNRQFLTLEDTFLGYMLDGLSWCGDPSAPGINYESCPKWSECEGSSVSVFWKMASKMFAEAACGVVHVMLNGSIEAGAFRSSSIFGSVEVFNLNPDKVSELRIWLMHDIGGPQRKGGS
- the CD38 gene encoding ADP-ribosyl cyclase/cyclic ADP-ribose hydrolase 1 isoform X1, yielding MPSQRGSERRRQRCVLLAGIAFLLIALVLAAVLASMLTGSKEEKSPELLRWQGRGTTRNLREIVLGRCYSYLAEGHVELGDRDCLKIWESLKAAFIHKNPCNSTTEDYQPLMELASHPVPCNKSLFWSRTYDLVHLYSKSNRQFLTLEDTFLGYMLDGLSWCGDPSAPGINYESCPKWSECEGSSVSVFWKMASKMFAEAACGVVHVMLNGSIEAGAFRSSSIFGSVEVFNLNPDKVSELRIWLMHDIGGPQSDSCSGHSIMKLRSILEKRNVKITCEDNYRPVQLLQCAHNPDHPDCSFCTSSTEAP